The following coding sequences are from one Lolium rigidum isolate FL_2022 chromosome 6, APGP_CSIRO_Lrig_0.1, whole genome shotgun sequence window:
- the LOC124662888 gene encoding uncharacterized protein LOC124662888, which yields MDDASRWACLYPDLVRLIGWRVLAGDLLDYVRFRAVCPLWRSSTVCPLGRGLVDERFHPRLWVLLPEGRALFPGHSELHGYVRFFNLSTGLSVRARLPLFEDHRILDSVDGLVLLLQERDGAIRLLHPFTGDIAELPPLSTLVSDFAAKSKLSSIWDLSDFRKISATSVSVSSDGLITVMILLSMMGHVAFATTSGGIDRQWSVSSWSLSPMWRSVSFQGRLYILQRSGYNSSNPQILQIDPPHHDKEILSPPKLIATCPGKIQPPYHLVQCDSDVLAIGCSDKPNSLHLLVYRLADLILNKFTPVESIGGNVLFANIERSLSVSARALPTIVGDTIVKLKPRDIHLGEYHLKGGTWLRTTDESTCGLEPSPGNLIHRIFWCHHNR from the coding sequence ATGGACGATGCATCCCGTTGGGCGTGTCTCTACCCAGACTTGGTTCGGCTGATTGGGTGGCGGGTGCTGGCCGGAGATCTGCTCGATTACGTGCGCTTCCGCGCCGTCTGTCCACTCTGGCGCTCCAGCACCGTCTGCCCACTTGGCCGCGGCCTCGTCGACGAGCGCTTCCACCCGCGGCTGTGGGTGCTGCTGCCCGAGGGCCGCGCGCTCTTCCCCGGCCACAGCGAGCTCCACGGGTACGTCCGCTTCTTCAACCTCTCCACGGGCCTCTCCGTGCGCGCACGCCTCCCGCTGTTCGAGGACCACCGCATTCTCGACTCGGTTGACGGCCTCGTCCTCCTGCTACAGGAACGAGACGGCGCCATCCGCCTTCTCCACCCCTTCACCGGCGACATCGCCGAGCTCCCGCCTCTCTCAACCCTCGTCAGTGACTTTGCGGCCAAGTCTAAGCTGTCTTCCATATGGGATCTGTCGGATTTCAGGAAAATCAGTGCTACCTCCGTCAGCGTGAGCTCGGATGGACTCATCACGGTCATGATTCTTCTTTCAATGATGGGCCACGTGGCCTTTGCTACCACCTCCGGCGGCATTGACCGGCAATGGAGTGTCTCAAGCTGGAGCCTTTCACCCATGTGGAGGTCAGTGTCGTTCCAAGGAAGGCTGTACATATTGCAGCGTTCCGGTTATAACAGTAGTAACCCACAGATTCTCCAGATCGACCCTCCACACCATGATAAGGAAATCCTATCGCCACCAAAGTTGATTGCCACATGCCCAGGCAAAATCCAGCCTCCATACCACCTGGTACAATGTGACTCGGATGTTCTGGCTATCGGTTGTAGTGACAAACCTAATTCTTTGCACCTGTTAGTTTACAGATTAGCTGACCTTATCCTAAACAAATTTACCCCAGTAGAGAGCATTGGGGGAAATGTTCTATTTGCCAATATCGAAAGGAGTCTGAGTGTGAGCGCTAGGGCGCTCCCTACCATTGTTGGCGACACCATTGTAAAACTCAAACCCAGGGACATACATCTTGGGGAGTACCACCTCAAGGGTGGCACATGGTTGAGGACAACCGATGAATCTACTTGTGGTCTTGAACCGTCCCCTGGTAACCTCATTCAtcgtatcttctggtgccatcatAATCGGTGA